TTGATATTTTGGTGATAATAGATTGTTTTTATTCTATTAAAATATTTACTTTTTTATTTTAGGTGGAGGTGCTTAATACTGGTGCGAAAAATGAAGAAACCTGCATTATAAAAATAAGCGTTGTTTGGGTGTGCAATGGCTATTTTTTAAGATTTTTTGCGAGAATCTTTACGCAATCTGCCCTCTGTTCGAAAGTTGTATTGGCAAACCCGAGCACCAACCCTGAATCTTCATTTTTATTGGAATAGAAGAGCGATAGTGGTGTGCTGCCAAATCCGTATTCGCGTAGTTTTTTTGAAAGGGTGATGTCGTCGTGTCCCGGCGTGGATATAACCAAGTGCATACCGGCACTACTGGCAATTAGTCCGGCTGGAGGTGGTATTTCTTCTCGAATAAGCTGATAGAAATGTTCCCATTTCTTCATATAACTAGCACGCATTTTGCGAAGATGTCGCACAAAATGCCCCTCATCGAGAAAGTCTGCCACGACAGCTTGTGTGACTAAGGGGGAGTGGCCAGATAACATTTCTTTTGCTTGGGTAAATGCCGCTACTGTAGATTTAGGCACCACTAAATAGCCCAATCGTAGGCTGGGTAGCAAGGTCTTACTAAAGCTCCCCATGTAGAGTACAGGTGTATTTTCTCCCATCCCCTGGAGCGCCGCGACGGGTTTATGTTGGAATGAAAATTCACTGTCGTAATCATCTTCAATTATCCAGCAGCTAGCCTGTGTCGCCCAATCCAGCAGTTTAATCCGTTCACCTGCGGGCATAACACCACCCATTGGGTACTGATGTGTTGGTGTGGTAAAAAGTAACTTGGCCTGGGTTGCATTATTGACCAGCTTATCTACATCCAAGTGCTTATCTTTCAGATTCGCTGGTACGAGCTTTGCTCCAACAGCCTGGAAAGCTGCTCGAGCGCGGCGATATCCTGGATTTTCTATATAAACCTTGTCTCCCTGGTTAATCGCGACCAGTGCACATAGATTCAGGGCTTCCTGAGCTCCATTGGTAATAATAATTTGTTCAGCGGTACAGCGAACTCCCCGGGAGTTGCGCAAGTATTCAGTAAGTGCCATACGCAAAGGTAAATAACCTTGGCTTTGCCCGTAACCTGCGAGAGCTAACCTGGATTGGTGGCGGCGGTATAATTTATTCCAAATAGTGAATGGAAATTTGCTTAGATCCGGTAGGCCGGGGGTGAAGGGGAGAGATTGATCCTCACTTTTCTTACCCCAAGATAATGTCTGTGCAAAATCACCATAGTGAGAAAGTGATGGTAAGTACCTAT
This DNA window, taken from Microbulbifer sp. VAAF005, encodes the following:
- a CDS encoding PLP-dependent aminotransferase family protein translates to MSAAELTDLTLESGQPLQEQLYRQLVDWICNGRLAAGTKLPSSRRLAESLSISRNTVTLVLDQLKAEGFLTSHPGKGVFVSPELPAYTKRTHRQGWQAQRNRYLPSLSHYGDFAQTLSWGKKSEDQSLPFTPGLPDLSKFPFTIWNKLYRRHQSRLALAGYGQSQGYLPLRMALTEYLRNSRGVRCTAEQIIITNGAQEALNLCALVAINQGDKVYIENPGYRRARAAFQAVGAKLVPANLKDKHLDVDKLVNNATQAKLLFTTPTHQYPMGGVMPAGERIKLLDWATQASCWIIEDDYDSEFSFQHKPVAALQGMGENTPVLYMGSFSKTLLPSLRLGYLVVPKSTVAAFTQAKEMLSGHSPLVTQAVVADFLDEGHFVRHLRKMRASYMKKWEHFYQLIREEIPPPAGLIASSAGMHLVISTPGHDDITLSKKLREYGFGSTPLSLFYSNKNEDSGLVLGFANTTFEQRADCVKILAKNLKK